agcaacgcacttcaagcaaaagtgatcatagcaCTGCACTGCTCCTAgaatgaacactgaattgacaagtgtcaaattgttcctatgttcatgctagtagcagtgctgtgaatATAGTCGACATGTGCCAAATAAAGTActttttacagttgtgtgattcactgtcaagtttcagtaacCTATTTacagtaccactcatgctttaAGGTGCTTGAATCTAGGCATCCAAATGTTAATGCTTTTTTAAGGCTCCAATAAGAAATAGTTCAAATCACACTATGTCGGACACGAGTTCACGCAACAGCTTAGCAGTGCAGAGCTCTTTCATTCGAATATATTgaaactaaaaaatattttcaccaaaaacgATTTATTCGATGGATCGACCAAATTCAGTCTCACAAGAACTGTTGACCAATTTTGACTAGGTTCCTAACAATGTCAGAATCTGTTCGCATAATTTTACCGAAATCAATATCCCCGTCCGGTGCATCATCAATCGTTTTAATCGATGCGGACGAGTGAAACTCCTTGCAACCGGTCGTCGACAGAATCGTTTCCACATTCTTCAGATTAATACCCGCACCCGGCACAACAATGATATTCTTGGAACATTGTTGcatttttgcaatattttccATTCCCAATTCAGCTGTCCGCTGCAGTCCACTCGTTAGTATTCGATTGAAGCCGAGACGTTCGATTTTGGCTACATTTTCGGTTAACACTGTTGTATCGGTTATGTCAATGGCCCGATGGAAAGTCAATGGAAGAGCATTGGAATGTTGTTTCACCAAAGTGCAATGATCTTCGTCGATTTTTCGATCATCTGTGAGAGCACCAAAGACGAAACCATCGACCCCATTTGCATTGAGTTCTGTCATATCTTCCAAAATGCAATCCATTTCAAGCTGCgaataaacgaaatttccGCAACGTGGACGTAGCATTGCAAAAACCGTTAAATTTGGATGCTGTTGAAGAGAGGTTTGGTTGTTCGTATTTTTCGGTTAATAACACAATATGCTTCGTTTGTACCGT
This DNA window, taken from Bradysia coprophila strain Holo2 unplaced genomic scaffold, BU_Bcop_v1 contig_151, whole genome shotgun sequence, encodes the following:
- the LOC119074438 gene encoding copper homeostasis protein cutC homolog isoform X2 codes for the protein MLEVCVDNLSSVNAAVEGGAQRIELCSALSEGGLTPSVGFLKMVKRTHPNLTVFAMLRPRCGNFVYSQLEMDCILEDMTELNANGVDGFVFGALTDDRKIDEDHCTLVKQHSNALPLTFHRAIDITDTTVLTENVAKIERLGFNRILTSGLQRTAELGMENIAKMQQCSKNIIVVPGAGINLKNVETILSTTGCKEFHSSASIKTIDDAPDGDIDFGKIMRTDSDIVRNLVKIGQQFL
- the LOC119074438 gene encoding copper homeostasis protein cutC homolog isoform X1; the protein is MIKKMLEVCVDNLSSVNAAVEGGAQRIELCSALSEGGLTPSVGFLKMVKRTHPNLTVFAMLRPRCGNFVYSQLEMDCILEDMTELNANGVDGFVFGALTDDRKIDEDHCTLVKQHSNALPLTFHRAIDITDTTVLTENVAKIERLGFNRILTSGLQRTAELGMENIAKMQQCSKNIIVVPGAGINLKNVETILSTTGCKEFHSSASIKTIDDAPDGDIDFGKIMRTDSDIVRNLVKIGQQFL